The Streptomyces sp. NBC_00510 genomic interval CCGGAGGAGAGCGGCGTCGTGCTGCGCACCCACACCTCCCCGGTGCAGATCCGCTCCCTGCTCGACCGCGAGCCGCCGGTCTACGTGATCTGCCCCGGCCGGGTCTACCGCTCCGACGAGCTGGACGCCACCCACACCCCGGTGTTCAACCAGGTCGAGCTGCTCGCCGTCGACGAGGGCCTGACCATGGCCGACCTCAAGGGCACCCTGGACCACATGGTCCAGTCGCTCTTCGGCGAGGACATCACGACCCGGCTCCGCCCGAACTACTTCCCCTTCACCGAGCCGTCCGCCGAGATGGACATGGTCTGCTACGTCTGCCGCGGCGAGTCCGTCGGCAACCCGGACCGTCCCTGCCGCACCTGCGGCAGCGAGGGCTGGATCGAGCTCGGCGGCTGCGGCATGGTCAACCCCCGGGTGCTCACCGCCTGCGGCGTCGACCCGGAGAAGTACAGCGGCTTCGCCTTCGGCTTCGGCATCGAGCGCATGCTGATGTTCCGTCACAACGTCGAGGACATGCGAGACATCGTCGAGGGTGACGTGCGCTTCACCCTTCCGTTCGGGATGGAGATCTGATGCGGGTCCCGCTTTCTTGGCTGCGGGAGTACGTCGACCTGCCCGCCGGCGAGTCCGGCCGCGACGTCCAGGCCAAGCTCATTTCCGCCGGCCTCGAGGTCGAGACCGTCGAGCAGCTCGGCGCCGGGCTCAAGGGCCCGCT includes:
- the pheS gene encoding phenylalanine--tRNA ligase subunit alpha, encoding MSAPNKSYDPVEVEALKPEEIERRRDEALAAIAEAADLDALREVKVAHTGDRSPLALANREIGALPPHAKADAGKRVGQARGTVNQALKARQEVLESERDERVLVEEAVDVTLPYDRVPRGARHPLTTLSERIEDVFVAMGYEVAEGPEVEAEWFNFDALNIWADHPARTMQDTFFVEGDKPAGSGPEESGVVLRTHTSPVQIRSLLDREPPVYVICPGRVYRSDELDATHTPVFNQVELLAVDEGLTMADLKGTLDHMVQSLFGEDITTRLRPNYFPFTEPSAEMDMVCYVCRGESVGNPDRPCRTCGSEGWIELGGCGMVNPRVLTACGVDPEKYSGFAFGFGIERMLMFRHNVEDMRDIVEGDVRFTLPFGMEI